Proteins from a single region of Chromobacterium sp. ATCC 53434:
- a CDS encoding integration host factor subunit beta, producing MTKSELIARLSERLAERNSQLVYKDAELAVKTILDAMANNLAQGSRIEIRGFGSFDLNYRPPRVGRNPKSGTSVSVPEKYVPHFKAGKELRERVDLSLAEQAPV from the coding sequence ATGACCAAATCTGAGCTGATCGCGCGGCTGTCGGAGCGACTGGCCGAGCGCAATTCTCAGTTGGTCTACAAAGATGCTGAGTTGGCCGTCAAGACCATTTTGGACGCGATGGCCAACAACCTGGCTCAGGGAAGCCGGATCGAAATCCGCGGCTTCGGTAGTTTTGATTTGAACTACCGTCCGCCGCGCGTCGGCCGCAACCCGAAGTCGGGCACCAGCGTCTCGGTTCCTGAGAAATACGTGCCTCATTTCAAGGCCGGCAAGGAATTGCGAGAGCGAGTGGACCTGTCCCTCGCCGAACAGGCTCCGGTCTGA
- a CDS encoding DUF924 family protein, which yields MSILSANPAREVLAFWFGGVDAARLGTPREIWFRRDDAFDAAIRQRFLPLWSRLEREEWSIDAGDAGEALAWLIVADQFSRNLFRGEAMAFACDEKARVGATLALEHGLDQLLPPVARIFVYLPFEHSEDQDDQRRSVQLFSALDAVLPGSSYLDYARRHQQVIAEFGRFPHRNAALGRTSTAAELAYLATPGAGF from the coding sequence ATGTCGATTTTGAGCGCGAATCCGGCGCGGGAGGTTCTGGCGTTCTGGTTTGGCGGCGTGGACGCCGCCAGGCTCGGCACGCCGCGCGAGATCTGGTTCCGTCGCGACGATGCGTTCGACGCCGCCATCCGACAGCGCTTTCTGCCGCTTTGGTCGCGACTGGAGCGGGAAGAGTGGTCCATCGACGCCGGTGATGCCGGCGAGGCGCTGGCCTGGCTGATCGTGGCCGACCAGTTTTCGCGCAATCTGTTTCGCGGCGAGGCGATGGCGTTTGCCTGCGACGAAAAGGCGCGCGTCGGCGCGACGCTGGCGCTGGAGCATGGACTGGATCAGCTATTGCCGCCTGTGGCCAGGATATTCGTCTATCTGCCGTTCGAGCATAGCGAGGACCAGGACGACCAGCGGCGTTCGGTCCAGCTGTTTTCCGCGCTGGACGCCGTTTTGCCCGGCTCCAGCTATCTTGATTACGCCAGGCGGCATCAGCAGGTGATCGCCGAATTCGGCCGTTTCCCGCACCGCAACGCGGCGCTGGGCCGAACCAGCACCGCCGCCGAGCTCGCTTATCTGGCCACGCCGGGCGCGGGTTTTTGA
- the rfaD gene encoding ADP-glyceromanno-heptose 6-epimerase: MTIVVTGAAGFIGSNLVKGLNQRGITDIIAVDNLSSGDKFHNLVDCEISHYLDKHEFLHLLLDGEYEGELSAILHQGACSDTMNHDGKYMMDNNYQYTLALFDYCQHQEIQFLFASSAATYGKGTVFKEERQYEGPLNVYGYSKFLFDQVLRQRMKEGLTAQAAGFRYFNVYGPREQHKGRMASVAFHHFNQYREHGKVKLFGGWDGWGDGMQSRDFVSVEDVVKVNLHFLDNPGKSGIYNLGSGRSQPFNDVAQATVNACRRHEGKPALTLDEMVQQGIVEYVPFPDALKGKYQSFTQADIGKLREAGYETAMLSVDEGVNRYVDWMIGR, encoded by the coding sequence ATGACTATCGTCGTCACCGGCGCCGCCGGCTTCATCGGTTCCAACCTGGTCAAGGGTCTTAACCAGCGCGGCATCACCGACATCATCGCCGTCGACAATCTCAGCAGCGGCGACAAATTCCACAATCTGGTCGATTGCGAGATATCGCACTATCTGGACAAGCATGAGTTTCTGCACCTGCTGCTGGACGGGGAGTACGAGGGCGAGCTGTCCGCCATCCTGCACCAGGGCGCGTGCTCGGACACGATGAACCACGACGGCAAGTACATGATGGACAACAACTATCAGTACACGCTGGCCTTGTTCGACTACTGTCAGCATCAGGAAATCCAGTTCCTGTTCGCCTCCAGCGCCGCCACTTACGGCAAGGGCACGGTGTTCAAGGAAGAGCGCCAGTACGAGGGTCCGTTGAATGTCTACGGCTATTCCAAGTTCCTGTTCGACCAGGTGCTGCGCCAGCGGATGAAGGAAGGCCTGACCGCGCAGGCGGCCGGTTTCCGCTATTTCAACGTCTATGGTCCGCGCGAGCAGCACAAGGGCCGGATGGCGTCGGTGGCCTTCCACCATTTCAACCAGTATCGCGAGCATGGCAAGGTCAAGCTGTTCGGCGGCTGGGACGGTTGGGGCGACGGCATGCAGAGCCGCGATTTCGTCTCGGTGGAGGACGTGGTCAAGGTCAATCTGCATTTCCTCGACAATCCGGGCAAGAGCGGCATCTACAATCTGGGCAGCGGCCGTTCGCAGCCGTTCAACGACGTCGCGCAAGCCACCGTCAACGCCTGCCGCCGCCATGAGGGCAAGCCGGCGCTGACGCTGGACGAGATGGTGCAGCAGGGCATCGTCGAATACGTTCCGTTCCCGGACGCCTTGAAGGGCAAGTACCAGAGCTTTACCCAGGCCGACATCGGCAAGCTGCGCGAGGCTGGTTACGAGACCGCGATGCTGTCGGTCGACGAGGGCGTCAATCGTTATGTCGATTGGATGATCGGCCGCTGA
- the pyrF gene encoding orotidine-5'-phosphate decarboxylase, with translation MNPLIASGDAPVVSPVVVALDFADAAGALAFASRLDPSECRLKVGKELFTASGRSLVESLVARGFQVFLDMKFHDIPNTVAQACKAAAEAGVWMVNVHASGGRRMMEAAREALAGYSQRPLLIAVTVLTSMESSDLAEIGIDVSPQQHVLRLATLTRDCGLDGVVCSAQEAVMLKRELGGDFQLVTPGIRLVDGATDDQRRVMTPLAALEAGSDYLVIGRAITGAADPLATLRAINQDIVRFRAGQA, from the coding sequence ATGAATCCTCTGATTGCAAGCGGTGACGCGCCGGTGGTTTCGCCGGTGGTGGTGGCGCTGGACTTCGCCGACGCCGCCGGCGCGCTGGCCTTCGCCAGCCGGCTGGATCCGTCGGAGTGCCGCCTGAAGGTGGGCAAGGAGCTGTTTACCGCCAGCGGGCGCAGCCTGGTGGAGTCGCTGGTCGCGCGCGGTTTCCAGGTTTTCCTGGACATGAAGTTCCACGATATTCCCAATACCGTGGCCCAGGCCTGCAAGGCCGCGGCCGAGGCCGGCGTGTGGATGGTCAATGTGCACGCGTCCGGCGGCCGCCGGATGATGGAGGCCGCGCGCGAGGCGCTGGCCGGCTATAGCCAGCGTCCGCTGCTGATCGCGGTGACGGTGCTGACCAGCATGGAGTCGTCGGATCTGGCCGAGATCGGCATCGACGTCTCGCCGCAGCAGCATGTGTTGCGGCTGGCCACGCTGACCCGCGATTGCGGACTGGACGGCGTGGTGTGCTCGGCGCAGGAAGCCGTGATGTTGAAGCGGGAGCTCGGCGGGGACTTCCAGCTGGTGACGCCGGGCATACGCCTGGTGGACGGCGCCACCGACGATCAGCGCCGCGTGATGACGCCGCTGGCCGCGCTGGAGGCCGGCTCCGACTATCTGGTGATCGGTCGCGCGATCACCGGCGCCGCCGACCCGCTGGCCACGCTGCGCGCCATCAACCAGGACATCGTCCGTTTCCGGGCGGGGCAGGCATGA
- the lapB gene encoding lipopolysaccharide assembly protein LapB, with the protein MELDLWWLLLFPAFFGLGWFAARVDMRTVLKQAKSVPSSYYRGLDALVDDKTDVAAQALAEVARQQGAALELQHVLGKLYRRRGENDRAIRLHQQMLDSSDLPGEHRDLVRNELAQDFRKAGLVDRAEEILLKLLNSNMALAARRQLLDIYQQDRDWQKAIETARELRSDAHSFQHEVAQFYCELAQGELYKSDHSQARQYVAEAIAANRKCVRASLILGDIEFAEGAFDAAIAAWQSIEKQNYEYLAMAAERLFDAYERQGRPLEGIALLRGYQRTFPQLELTDLLYQKIATYEGEARALEGVREAVYARPSLAGVYRMIEAQMDELSPEGRMDAEVARALILKHSQRLSVHRCKCCNFRSRAFFWHCPACGEWESFTANRSEA; encoded by the coding sequence TTGGAACTCGATTTGTGGTGGCTGTTGCTGTTTCCGGCCTTTTTCGGCCTGGGTTGGTTCGCGGCCCGGGTGGATATGCGCACGGTGCTGAAACAGGCGAAGTCGGTGCCGAGCTCGTATTACCGCGGCCTGGACGCGCTGGTCGACGACAAGACCGACGTCGCGGCGCAGGCGCTGGCCGAAGTGGCGCGCCAGCAAGGCGCGGCGCTGGAGTTGCAGCATGTGCTGGGCAAGCTGTACCGCCGGCGCGGCGAGAACGACCGCGCCATCCGCTTGCACCAGCAGATGCTGGATTCGTCCGACCTGCCGGGCGAACACCGGGATCTGGTCCGCAACGAGTTGGCGCAGGATTTCCGCAAGGCCGGTCTGGTCGATCGCGCCGAGGAAATCCTGCTGAAGCTGCTGAACAGCAATATGGCGTTGGCGGCGCGCCGTCAGCTGCTGGACATCTATCAGCAGGACCGCGATTGGCAGAAGGCTATCGAAACCGCCAGGGAGCTGCGCAGCGACGCGCACTCGTTCCAGCACGAGGTTGCGCAGTTCTATTGTGAACTTGCGCAGGGCGAATTGTACAAATCAGATCATTCCCAGGCGCGGCAATATGTGGCCGAAGCCATCGCGGCCAACCGCAAGTGCGTGCGCGCCAGCCTGATTCTCGGCGACATCGAGTTCGCCGAAGGCGCTTTCGATGCGGCGATCGCCGCCTGGCAAAGCATAGAGAAACAGAATTACGAATACCTGGCGATGGCCGCGGAGCGGCTGTTCGACGCTTACGAGAGGCAGGGCAGGCCGCTGGAGGGCATCGCGCTGCTGCGCGGCTACCAGCGCACCTTCCCGCAACTGGAGTTGACCGATCTTCTGTACCAGAAGATCGCTACCTATGAAGGCGAGGCCAGGGCGCTGGAAGGCGTCCGCGAGGCGGTGTACGCGCGCCCGAGCCTGGCCGGCGTGTACCGGATGATAGAGGCGCAGATGGACGAGCTGTCCCCGGAGGGCCGCATGGACGCCGAAGTGGCGCGGGCGCTGATCCTCAAGCACTCGCAGCGTCTGAGCGTGCATCGGTGCAAGTGCTGCAATTTCCGTTCGCGCGCCTTTTTCTGGCACTGCCCGGCCTGCGGCGAGTGGGAAAGCTTCACCGCCAACCGCTCGGAAGCCTGA
- the rpsA gene encoding 30S ribosomal protein S1 — protein sequence MTTLSMENFAQLFEESLTLHDMRVGEVITAEVVAVDSNFVTVNAGLKSESLIPAEEFKNDQGVVEVAIGDFVTVAIDALENGFGETKLSREKAKRMAAWVELEEALEAGTILSGLISGKVKGGLTVMVNGIRAFLPGSLVDVRPVKDTTPYENKQIEFKVIKLDRKRNNVVVSRRSVLEETLGEERKALLETLKEGAVIKGIVKNITDYGAFVDLGGIDGLLHITDLAWRRVKHPSEVLAVGDEVEAKVLKFDQEKNRVSLGLKQLGEDPWVGLSRRYPSGTRLFGKVTNLTDYGAFVEIEQGIEGLVHVSEMDWTNKNVHPSKVVQVGDEVEVMILEIDEDRRRISLGMKQCLANPWNEFADNFHKGDKLKGAIKSITDFGVFVGLPGGIDGLVHLSDLSWNEAGEEAVRKFKKGDEVEAVVLSIDVEKERISLGIKQLEGDPFNNYVAMNDKGALVKGVVKSVDAKGAVVALDADVEGYLRASELSRDRVEDARSVLKDGDAVEAVIVAVDRKSRNISLSIKAKDAQDDNAALKSLSVDSASAGTTNLGALLKAKLSGSNE from the coding sequence ATGACTACCCTCTCCATGGAAAACTTCGCTCAACTGTTCGAGGAAAGCCTCACCCTGCACGATATGCGCGTGGGCGAAGTGATCACTGCCGAAGTCGTGGCAGTCGATTCCAACTTTGTAACCGTGAACGCAGGCCTCAAGTCCGAGTCCCTGATTCCGGCTGAAGAATTCAAGAATGACCAAGGCGTTGTTGAAGTTGCCATCGGCGACTTCGTCACCGTCGCCATCGACGCGCTGGAAAACGGCTTCGGCGAGACCAAGCTGTCCCGCGAAAAAGCCAAGCGCATGGCTGCCTGGGTTGAGCTGGAAGAAGCTCTGGAAGCCGGCACCATCCTGTCCGGCCTGATCAGCGGCAAGGTCAAGGGCGGCCTGACCGTCATGGTCAACGGCATCCGCGCCTTCCTGCCGGGTTCCCTGGTCGACGTGCGTCCGGTGAAAGACACCACCCCGTACGAAAACAAGCAGATCGAGTTCAAGGTTATCAAGCTGGATCGCAAGCGCAACAACGTCGTGGTTTCCCGCCGCTCGGTGCTGGAAGAAACCCTGGGCGAAGAGCGCAAGGCACTGCTGGAAACCCTGAAAGAGGGCGCAGTCATCAAGGGTATCGTCAAGAACATCACCGACTACGGTGCGTTCGTTGACCTGGGCGGTATCGATGGCCTGCTGCACATCACCGACCTGGCATGGCGCCGCGTGAAGCACCCGTCCGAAGTTCTGGCCGTGGGCGACGAAGTCGAAGCCAAGGTACTGAAGTTCGACCAAGAGAAGAACCGCGTATCGCTGGGTCTGAAGCAACTGGGCGAAGATCCGTGGGTGGGCCTGTCCCGCCGCTACCCGTCCGGCACCCGTCTGTTCGGCAAGGTGACCAACCTGACCGACTACGGCGCGTTCGTGGAAATCGAACAAGGCATCGAAGGCCTGGTGCACGTGTCCGAAATGGACTGGACCAACAAGAACGTACACCCGTCCAAGGTGGTTCAGGTTGGCGACGAAGTGGAAGTCATGATCCTGGAAATCGACGAAGACCGTCGTCGTATCTCCCTGGGCATGAAGCAGTGCCTGGCCAACCCGTGGAACGAGTTTGCCGACAACTTCCACAAGGGCGACAAGCTGAAGGGCGCGATCAAGTCCATCACCGACTTCGGCGTGTTCGTTGGTCTGCCGGGCGGCATCGACGGCCTGGTTCACCTGTCCGACCTGTCTTGGAACGAAGCCGGCGAAGAAGCCGTCCGCAAGTTCAAGAAGGGTGACGAGGTTGAAGCCGTTGTTCTGTCCATCGACGTGGAAAAAGAACGCATCTCCCTGGGCATCAAGCAACTGGAAGGCGATCCGTTCAACAACTACGTTGCGATGAACGACAAGGGCGCCCTGGTCAAGGGCGTGGTCAAGTCCGTTGACGCCAAGGGCGCGGTTGTCGCTCTGGACGCCGATGTTGAAGGCTACCTGCGCGCTTCCGAACTGTCCCGTGACCGCGTGGAAGACGCTCGCTCCGTCCTGAAGGATGGCGATGCCGTTGAAGCCGTGATCGTCGCAGTGGACCGCAAGTCCCGCAATATCAGCCTGTCGATCAAGGCCAAGGATGCTCAGGACGACAACGCTGCTCTGAAGAGCCTGTCCGTTGACAGCGCTTCCGCCGGTACCACCAATCTGGGTGCCCTGCTGAAGGCTAAGCTGTCCGGTTCCAACGAGTAA
- a CDS encoding (Fe-S)-binding protein translates to MTRPTDVYLFGTCLLDLFLPEAGLDAIALLERLGMRVHYPQAQSCCGQPAYTSGHPGQALAVARAQLACFPEDWPIVVPSGSCGGMIKHHWPRLFAGEADEAAARAVAARVAELSDFLLNRLDWRPDDVGPPVTVAVHTSCSARREMDVHQSCWTLLDRLRNVERVVHDHESECCGFGGTFSIKHPDIAGAMVTDKARSLRDSGAVAFVTADAGCLLNINGKLGQCGDAFHGRHLASFLLERTGGRR, encoded by the coding sequence ATGACAAGGCCTACCGATGTTTATTTGTTCGGCACCTGCCTGCTTGATCTGTTCCTGCCCGAGGCCGGTCTCGACGCCATCGCGCTGCTGGAACGGCTGGGCATGCGGGTGCATTATCCCCAGGCCCAGAGTTGCTGCGGCCAGCCGGCTTACACCAGCGGTCATCCCGGGCAGGCCCTGGCGGTGGCGCGCGCGCAGCTGGCCTGTTTCCCCGAGGACTGGCCCATCGTGGTGCCGTCCGGTTCCTGCGGCGGCATGATCAAGCACCATTGGCCGCGGCTGTTCGCCGGAGAGGCGGACGAGGCGGCGGCCCGCGCTGTCGCGGCGCGGGTGGCGGAGCTTTCCGATTTCCTGCTGAACCGTCTCGACTGGCGGCCCGACGATGTGGGTCCGCCGGTGACGGTGGCGGTCCATACCTCCTGTTCGGCGCGGCGCGAGATGGATGTCCACCAGTCCTGTTGGACCTTGCTGGACCGGCTGCGTAACGTCGAGCGGGTGGTCCACGATCACGAGTCCGAGTGCTGCGGCTTCGGCGGCACGTTTTCGATCAAGCATCCCGACATCGCCGGCGCGATGGTCACGGACAAGGCGCGCTCGTTGCGGGACAGCGGCGCGGTGGCGTTCGTCACCGCCGACGCCGGCTGCCTGCTGAACATTAACGGCAAGCTGGGGCAGTGCGGCGACGCCTTCCATGGCCGCCATCTGGCCAGTTTCCTGCTGGAGAGAACCGGGGGGCGGCGATGA
- a CDS encoding lipopolysaccharide assembly LapA domain-containing protein — translation MRYLLRIVELALLLLLIAVSVQNSHSVEFKLFFGQSWSAPFIVFLLLFFVVGAVVGLLATFSFYLKTRRELSQLKKELRNRPPASKVLNDPSDAIAD, via the coding sequence ATGCGATATTTGTTGCGTATCGTCGAACTGGCCCTGCTGCTGTTATTGATCGCGGTTTCCGTGCAGAACAGCCATTCGGTCGAATTCAAGCTGTTCTTCGGCCAGTCCTGGTCGGCGCCGTTCATCGTATTCCTGCTGCTGTTTTTCGTGGTGGGCGCCGTGGTCGGCCTGTTGGCCACGTTCAGTTTCTATCTGAAGACCCGCCGTGAGCTGTCGCAGCTGAAGAAAGAGTTGCGCAACCGTCCGCCCGCCAGCAAGGTGCTCAACGATCCCAGCGACGCCATCGCCGATTGA
- the rfaE1 gene encoding D-glycero-beta-D-manno-heptose-7-phosphate kinase, protein MSLMQDLGLESASLAGDLSKARVLVVGDVMLDRYWFGDVSRISPEAPVPVARISRCEERAGGAANVARNIAGLGGKATILSVVGCDEAADALERLLVDDGIATSFKRDANIATTVKLRVVARQQQLIRLDFEDAPSREILTDKLQEFAAVVAEHDVVILSDYGKGGLTHVAEMIDMARAAGKPVLIDPKGDDYSKYAGATLLTPNRSEFRQVAGSWQGEQALTDKAQALRAELNLDALLVTRSEEGMTLFRADGALHQATFAREVYDVSGAGDTVIGTLGLAMAAGLALPEAMSLANAAAGVVVGKLGTAVCTQRELFAL, encoded by the coding sequence ATGAGTTTGATGCAAGATCTTGGGCTGGAAAGCGCGAGCTTGGCGGGCGATCTGTCGAAAGCCCGGGTGTTGGTGGTAGGCGACGTGATGCTGGACCGCTACTGGTTCGGCGACGTCTCCCGCATCTCGCCGGAAGCGCCTGTGCCGGTAGCCCGGATCAGCCGCTGCGAGGAGCGGGCAGGCGGCGCCGCCAATGTGGCGCGCAATATCGCCGGCCTCGGCGGCAAGGCCACCATCCTGTCGGTGGTGGGGTGCGACGAGGCGGCCGACGCGTTGGAGCGCCTGCTGGTGGACGATGGCATCGCCACCTCGTTCAAGCGCGACGCCAATATCGCCACCACGGTCAAGCTGCGGGTGGTGGCGCGTCAGCAGCAACTGATACGTCTCGATTTCGAGGACGCGCCCAGCCGCGAGATTTTGACCGACAAGCTGCAGGAGTTCGCCGCGGTGGTCGCCGAGCATGATGTGGTGATCCTGTCCGACTACGGCAAGGGCGGGCTGACCCATGTGGCGGAAATGATCGACATGGCGCGCGCGGCCGGCAAGCCGGTGCTGATCGACCCGAAGGGCGACGATTACAGCAAGTATGCCGGCGCCACGCTGTTGACGCCGAACCGCAGCGAGTTCCGTCAAGTGGCGGGCAGCTGGCAGGGCGAGCAGGCTTTGACGGACAAGGCCCAGGCCTTGCGCGCGGAATTGAATCTCGATGCGCTGCTGGTGACCCGCAGCGAGGAGGGCATGACCTTGTTCCGCGCCGACGGCGCGTTGCATCAGGCGACTTTCGCGCGCGAGGTCTACGATGTGTCCGGCGCCGGCGATACCGTGATCGGCACCCTGGGCCTGGCGATGGCGGCTGGTCTGGCGTTGCCGGAGGCGATGAGCCTGGCCAACGCCGCGGCCGGCGTGGTGGTGGGCAAGCTGGGCACCGCGGTCTGCACGCAGCGCGAGTTGTTCGCTTTGTAA
- a CDS encoding FCD domain-containing protein yields the protein MAYPKVALPKLSDVIVQQLEKRILDGVLKPGDRLPPERRLAEELGVSRPSLREAIQQLASRGLLASRQGGGTWVTDRLEASFSDPWETLLRQHQALHGDLLEFRRVLEGAAAHHAASRATAADLQQLQRCIERLQQAYRGGDLAAQAQSDAEFHRTVAEASHNALFVQLSASLLTVLRRHIHDNVAKLFAAGEVAEALRGQHLAIWQAIRDRQPDAARQAAEQHIDFVADTLRAQGRQDERDARTRLRQSEA from the coding sequence ATGGCCTACCCCAAAGTCGCCCTGCCCAAACTGTCCGATGTCATCGTGCAGCAGCTGGAAAAACGCATCCTGGACGGCGTATTGAAGCCGGGCGACCGCCTGCCGCCCGAACGGCGCCTGGCCGAAGAATTGGGCGTGTCGCGGCCGTCGCTGCGCGAGGCGATCCAGCAACTGGCTTCGCGCGGCCTGCTCGCCAGCCGCCAGGGCGGCGGCACCTGGGTCACCGACAGGCTGGAAGCCTCCTTCTCCGACCCATGGGAGACGCTATTGCGCCAGCACCAGGCGCTGCATGGCGATCTGCTGGAATTCCGCCGCGTGCTGGAAGGCGCGGCGGCCCACCACGCCGCCAGCCGCGCCACCGCGGCGGACCTGCAGCAGCTGCAACGCTGCATCGAACGCTTGCAGCAGGCCTACCGCGGCGGCGATCTGGCCGCGCAGGCGCAGTCCGACGCCGAATTCCACCGGACGGTGGCCGAAGCCTCGCACAATGCGCTCTTCGTCCAACTGTCCGCCAGCCTGCTGACGGTGCTGCGCCGCCACATCCACGACAATGTCGCCAAGCTGTTCGCCGCCGGCGAAGTCGCCGAGGCCTTGCGCGGCCAGCATCTGGCGATCTGGCAGGCGATCCGCGATCGCCAGCCCGACGCCGCCCGGCAGGCCGCCGAGCAGCATATCGACTTCGTCGCCGACACGCTGCGGGCCCAAGGCCGGCAGGACGAACGCGACGCCCGGACCCGGCTGCGGCAATCCGAGGCCTGA
- a CDS encoding UDP-glucose/GDP-mannose dehydrogenase family protein, which produces MKVTVIGSGYVGLVTGTCLAETGYHVCCLDVDPRKIEILQNGGIPIFEPGLEDMVKRNVAAGRLHFTTDVAESVAFGEVQFIAVGTPPDEDGSADLQYVLAAARNIARHMTDYRVVVDKSTVPVGTADKVRAAIEDELALRGADIPFSVVSNPEFLKEGAAIDDFMRPDRVVIGVDDERGADIMRRLYKPFQRNHERVLLMDVRSAELTKYAANAMLATRISFMNELANLAETMGADIEQVRLGIGSDPRIGYHFLYPGVGYGGSCFPKDVKALVQTAKENGHTLRVLAAVEEANDAQKLRLVEKVTARFGEDLSGRRFAMWGLAFKPNTDDMREAPSRVLVDELSRRGAEIVAYDPVAVREARRVMGDNARLSFADDMMAALDGADALLIVTEWKMFRAPDFDLIRSSLKQPLIIDGRNMYDPIWLREQGFDYLAIGR; this is translated from the coding sequence ATGAAAGTCACCGTGATTGGTTCCGGCTACGTCGGTCTGGTGACCGGCACCTGCCTGGCGGAGACCGGCTACCACGTCTGCTGCCTGGACGTGGACCCGCGCAAGATCGAAATCCTGCAGAACGGCGGCATCCCCATTTTCGAGCCGGGCCTGGAGGACATGGTCAAGCGCAATGTCGCCGCCGGCCGCTTGCACTTCACCACCGATGTGGCCGAATCGGTCGCCTTCGGCGAAGTCCAGTTCATCGCGGTGGGCACGCCGCCGGACGAGGACGGCTCGGCTGATCTGCAATACGTGCTGGCCGCCGCGCGCAATATCGCGCGCCACATGACGGACTACCGCGTGGTGGTCGACAAGTCCACGGTTCCGGTCGGCACCGCCGACAAGGTGCGCGCCGCGATCGAGGACGAACTGGCCTTGCGCGGCGCCGACATCCCGTTCAGCGTGGTGTCGAATCCGGAGTTTTTGAAGGAAGGTGCGGCGATAGACGACTTCATGCGGCCGGACCGCGTGGTGATAGGCGTCGACGACGAGCGCGGCGCCGACATCATGCGCCGCTTGTACAAGCCGTTCCAGCGCAACCACGAGCGCGTGCTGCTGATGGACGTGCGTTCGGCCGAATTGACCAAGTACGCCGCCAACGCGATGCTGGCCACCCGCATCTCCTTCATGAACGAGCTGGCCAATCTGGCCGAGACCATGGGCGCCGATATCGAGCAGGTGCGGCTGGGCATCGGTTCCGATCCGCGCATCGGCTACCATTTCCTGTACCCGGGCGTCGGCTACGGCGGTTCCTGCTTCCCCAAGGACGTCAAGGCGCTGGTGCAGACCGCCAAGGAAAACGGCCACACGCTGCGGGTGCTCGCCGCGGTGGAGGAGGCCAACGACGCGCAGAAGCTGCGCCTGGTCGAAAAAGTGACGGCGCGCTTCGGCGAAGACCTGTCCGGCCGCCGCTTCGCGATGTGGGGCCTGGCGTTCAAGCCGAATACCGACGATATGCGCGAGGCGCCGAGCCGGGTGCTGGTGGACGAGCTGTCGCGCCGCGGCGCTGAAATCGTCGCCTACGATCCGGTGGCGGTGCGCGAGGCGCGGCGGGTGATGGGCGACAATGCCCGGCTTTCCTTCGCCGACGACATGATGGCGGCGCTGGACGGCGCCGACGCCTTGCTGATCGTCACCGAATGGAAGATGTTCCGCGCGCCGGATTTCGATCTTATCCGCAGCAGCCTGAAACAGCCGCTGATCATAGACGGGCGCAATATGTACGACCCGATCTGGCTGCGCGAGCAGGGTTTTGATTATTTGGCCATTGGCCGCTAG
- a CDS encoding chemotaxis protein has translation MSDLLKKIDARTKLAGTNKLEILLFSLGNDQRTGRKEVFGINVFKVREVMRTPEITTAPEMPASVEGMVSLRGALVPVIDLGKYTGIVTSNRPEIMIVTEYNGHTQGFLVEAVDTILRLDWSAMRVPPDMITNRMAGLVTAVTELDNGTLVMMMDVEKVLAETCLADEVQNYISIEPVKEDRHIFFADDSAVARKQIERTLEAMHIRYSSEMNGMRGWETLQKMAQQAEAAGRKLSEDLHLILTDVEMPEMDGYMLTKMIKDDARFAGIPVLMHSSLSGMANKKLGESVGVDAYVSKDEPQKLASKLREMLFAE, from the coding sequence ATGTCGGACCTGCTGAAGAAGATCGATGCCCGCACCAAGCTGGCCGGCACCAACAAGCTGGAAATCCTGCTGTTCTCGCTGGGCAACGACCAGCGCACCGGCCGCAAGGAGGTATTCGGCATCAATGTGTTCAAGGTGCGCGAGGTGATGCGCACGCCGGAAATCACCACGGCGCCGGAAATGCCGGCCTCGGTCGAGGGCATGGTCAGCTTGCGCGGCGCGCTGGTGCCGGTGATCGATCTGGGAAAATATACCGGCATCGTGACCAGCAACCGGCCCGAGATCATGATCGTCACCGAATACAACGGCCATACCCAGGGCTTTCTGGTGGAGGCGGTGGACACGATTCTGCGGCTGGACTGGTCGGCGATGCGGGTGCCCCCCGACATGATCACCAATCGGATGGCGGGCCTGGTCACCGCGGTCACCGAGCTCGACAACGGCACGCTGGTGATGATGATGGACGTCGAGAAGGTGCTGGCCGAAACCTGCCTGGCGGACGAGGTCCAGAACTATATCTCGATCGAGCCGGTGAAAGAGGATCGCCACATCTTCTTCGCCGACGACAGCGCGGTGGCGCGCAAGCAGATCGAACGCACGCTGGAGGCGATGCATATCCGTTATTCGTCGGAAATGAACGGCATGCGCGGTTGGGAAACGCTGCAGAAGATGGCGCAGCAGGCGGAGGCGGCCGGACGCAAGCTTTCCGAAGACCTGCATCTGATCCTGACCGATGTGGAGATGCCGGAGATGGACGGTTACATGCTGACCAAGATGATCAAGGACGACGCGCGTTTCGCCGGCATCCCGGTTTTGATGCACTCGTCGCTGTCCGGCATGGCCAACAAGAAACTGGGCGAGTCGGTGGGCGTCGACGCCTATGTGTCCAAGGACGAGCCGCAGAAGCTGGCCAGCAAGCTCAGGGAGATGCTGTTCGCCGAGTAG